Proteins encoded within one genomic window of Pieris brassicae chromosome 12, ilPieBrab1.1, whole genome shotgun sequence:
- the LOC123717500 gene encoding 60S ribosomal protein L9: MKQIVANQKVKIPDGLTVHVKSRLVTVKGPRGVLKRNFKHLAVDIRMVNPRLLKVEKWFGSKKELAAVRTVCSHVENMIKGVTKGFQYKMRAVYAHFPINCVTIEANTVIEIRNFLGEKYIRRVKMAPGVTVVNSTKQKDELIIEGNSLEDVSSSAALIQQSTTVKNKDIRKFLDGLYVSDKTTVVVDEA, from the exons ATGAAGCAAATCGTTGCTAATCAAAAAGTGAAAATCCCCGATGGGCTTACAGTCCATGTGAAATCTCGCCTTGTGACAGTAAAAGGCCCGCGAGGTGTTCTAAAGAGGAACTTCAAACACTTGGCTGTGGACATTCGGATGGTAAACCCCAGGTTACTTAAAGTGGAAAAATGGTTCGGTTCCAAAAAAGAACTTGCAGCAGTACGAACTGTTTGCTCTCACGTTGAAAACATGATCAAAG gTGTAACTAAAGGATTCCAATACAAAATGAGGGCTGTATATGCTCACTTCCCCATCAACTGTGTCACCATTGAAGCTAACACAGTTATTGAAATTCGTAACTTCTTGGGTGAAAAATACATCAGAAGGGTAAAGATGGCTCCTGGTGTAACAGTAGTCAACTCCACTAAACAAAAGGATGAGTTGATCATTGAAGGCAACTCCCTGGAGGATGTTTCCAGTTCTGCAGCCCTTATCCAACAGTCTACCACAGTTAAAAACAAGGACATCAGAAAGTTCTTGGACGGTCTATATGTGTCTGATAAAACAACTGTTGTTGTAGATGAAGCGTAA
- the LOC123717138 gene encoding kinesin-like protein costa, with protein sequence MDIPVQIAVRLKPPGIADSLQCIFSNPVTQIVITESGQTFHVNRALPVDCTQVHLFNSFMIPQINCFLDGCDTSVVVFGQSKSGKTYTLFGPGFECIHSECDQGIVPRFLSEIFHKLSQMPEREFILHITWMQVINNNIFDVLGGGLVRCCNIEEAFQYLQLGWRQRCHGNNHTVFTVSMEQKWVGTNGILNHRMSTASFCELAAYPEPGLFVLENIIKELIAGNPPKQINYDRCILTAMLRDSFGGRAFTWVIGCINTEPEEYQDTLKILNLCLCCRGIKNFVTVNLFADNNTPVYSEKTLPSDNAFNLQFATTQWIKLVSNAEGLFNKILQSKSLSDADMSQVSEWLFLKAECDECLNNEISVDNKEANTKQGLPRIAEDTEPSEPSESDVESDSEDSDSETVFQDKVEKMMEYFREKNDQLFADRCEDYLNHIDSDDITISETSGSQSLPILTSQSNSGRRRTIQPGESLSGAQLELLRKVAANAISPESQKIIIESHKKEIDPEPKLIERELLKMIDSPKTNEICKKYKMTKEKYGQKQILARKLSKEISTSQSQLKELINLCISKKRLIDDLGKSMSNNTRSKTYTEKSESNLIDVDAIKEIKKHETNLKTYKKQIDQIKRQIKKDEKRKNTLDVELLKDKLKLDELSETSVEIKDKKVLTIKHFTNRITQLDSILKEKANDLANLELSREKELMLRKEIKNLRKTRECLHEQRCSLGHKRKLYKSLSDSEERKIFECEEAIEAIDTAIEYKNNLICGRSPSASLSDSQDNKDSRNRGEQMLMARLDKLSHDEMKTLLYRYFQKVVDLRGACAALEASTSAALEEAATWRARAAAAWRHAQRSRPSTNRCLVGNMDRALSLGLTTDSETSDDAMRLMDKMRQFARYPPVPVIPSQNLRQLMPATHLPAAKVTKEKNKLVIVQQKKH encoded by the exons ATGGATATACCTGTACAAATAGCAGTGCGTCTTAAGCCTCCAGGTATTGCAGATTCTTTACAATGTATATTTAGCAATCCTGTAACACAAATTGTCATAACAGAAAGTGGGCAAACATTTCACGTAAATAGAGCATTACCAGTTGACTGCACACAAGTTCActtatttaattcttttatgATACCACAAATAAATTGCTTTCTGGATGGTTGTGATACGTCAGTCGTTGTGTTTGGGCAATCAAAGTCAGGAAAAACATACACTTTATTTGGACCAG gTTTTGAATGCATTCACAGTGAATGTGATCAAGGCATTGTTCCACGATTTTTATCTGAAATCTTTCATAAGCTTAGCCAAATGCCAGAAAGAGAATTTATATTGCACATTACATGGAtgcaagtaattaataataatatttttgatgtcCTGGGTGGTGGATTAGTCCGGTGCTGTAATATTGAAGAAGCATTTCAATATCTTCAATTAGGCTGGCGTCAGAGGTGTCATGGTAACAATCATACAGTTTTCACTGTTAGCATGGAACAAAAGTGGGTGGGAACAAACGGCATTCTTAATCACCGTATGTCTACTGCTAGTTTTTGTGAGCTTGCAGCATACCCTGAACCAGGACTGTTTGTTTTAGAGAATATTATTAAGGAACTAATTGCGGGTAATCCACCGAAACAAATTAACTATGATAGATGTATATTAACTGCCATGCTACGTGATTCTTTTGGTGGGCGAGCTTTTACATGGGTCATAGGCTGCATTAATACTGAACCTGAAGAATACCaagatactttaaaaatactcaatttatgtttatgttgtCGAGGtataaagaattttgtaaCTGTTAACTTATTCGCTGACAATAATACACCAGTGTATTCTGAAAAGACTTTACCATCAGACAATGCTTTCAACTTACAATTTGCAACAACACAATGGATTAAATTAGTGTCCAATGCAGAAGGTTTATTcaacaaaattttacaatcTAAATCATTATCAGATGCAGATATGAGCCAAGTCAGTGAATGGTTGTTTCTGAAAGCAGAGTGTGATGAATGTCTGAATAATGAAATATCTGTGGATAATAAAGAAGCCAACACAAAGCAAGGACTACCAAGAATAGCTGAAGATACTGAACCTAGTGAACCCAGTGAATCTGATGTTGAATCAGACTCAGAAGATAGTGATTCCGAAACTGTCTTTCAAGATAAAGTTGAGAAAATGATGGAATATTTTAGGGAAAAGAATGATCAATTGTTTGCTGACAGATGCGAAGACTATTTGAATCATATTGATTCAGATGATATCACTATATCTGAAACTAGTGGCTCACAGTCACTACCTATTTTAACATCTCAATCAAATTCAGGTCGCAGGAGAACTATACAGCCTGGTGAAAGTTTATCAGGGGCTCAGCTAGAACTTTTGAGAAAAGTTGCAGCTAATGCTATCTCTCCAGAATCTCaaaagattattatagaatctcataaaaaagaaattgatcCCGAACCCAAGCTAATTGAAAgggaattattaaaaatgattgacTCACCAAAAACTaatgaaatatgtaaaaaatacaaaatgacaAAAGAGAAGTATGGGCAGAAACAAATTTTAGCTAGAAAATTATCTAAAGAAATAAGCACAAGTCAGTCACAGctaaaagaattaattaatctttGTATTTCAAAGAAAAGGTTGATTGATGATCTGGGCAAAAGCATGTCTAACAACACCCGAAGTAAAACTTATACAGAGAAGTCAGAATCAAATCTTATTGATGTTGATGCAATTAAGGAGATTAAAAAACATGAAACTAatcttaaaacatataaaaaacaaatagatcaaataaaaagacaaataaagaaagacgaaaaaagaaaaaacaccTTAGATGTCGAGTTACTTAAGGATAAGTTGAAGTTAGATGAACTCTCAGAAACATCAGttgaaataaaagataaaaaagtacttaccataaaacattttacaaataGAATTACTCAGTTAGATAGTATATTGAAAGAGAAAGCAAATGATTTGGCTAATTTGGAACTATCAAGAGAAAAGGAACTAATGTTAAGGAAAGAAATCAAAAATTTACGGAAGACCAGGGAATGTTTACATGAACAGAGGTGTAGTTTAGGACACAAGCGGAAATTATACAAGTCTTTATCAGATTCAGAG gaacgtaaaatatttgaatgcgAAGAAGCAATAGAGGCAATAGACACTGCTAttgaatacaaaaacaatttaatatgcGGCCGGTCCCCGTCAGCTTCGCTATCAGACTCACAGGATAACAAAGACAGTAGGAATAGAGGTGAACAAATGTTGATGGCGAGACTGGATAAACTGTCCCACGATGAAATGAAAACATTGctttatagatattttcaaAAG gtGGTGGACCTGCGTGGTGCGTGTGCGGCGTTAGAAGCTAGTACGTCCGCAGCGCTAGAAGAGGCAGCCACGTGGCGTGCACGCGCAGCTGCTGCATGGAGACACGCGCAGAGGTCCCGACCGTCCACCAATAG atgCCTTGTAGGCAACATGGATAGAGCACTTTCATTGGGGCTGACTACAGATTCCGAAACATCGGACGACGCCATGCGTTTAATGGATAAAATGCGGCAATTTGCTAGATATCCACCG GTCCCTGT